From one Rhopalosiphum padi isolate XX-2018 chromosome 2, ASM2088224v1, whole genome shotgun sequence genomic stretch:
- the LOC132918955 gene encoding uncharacterized protein LOC132918955, translated as MSRRHFNRYTTTTSINKEKVVDNQSTIFASECLVPTKESVDSENVLPSDEHVNTIEGLGLVSTEINFGNNFNDVNIPCGVDNIVNQLFKISSTPFENCSSFNKKLCQLIIKYKISHNCVNELLEILRSEGLDVPKDVRTLLKTPKSKSHEINQIANGSYIHIGVEFMIKPVLQLYFDSLIHLDTLLLSVNVDGLSITNSSKSSFWPILISFINIPILAKIVLPVGIFHGKSSKPGSVFSFFNPFISEMKSLFSNGIHINGKKFLFSIGQIICDAPAKAFLLNVKQFNAYHSCNSCIEEGTYINRRICFLGINAPLRTNESFRLKSDEHYHKGLCPFEELPINITSVVVLEYMHNVCLGIMKRLLQFWKNGQKPVRFLNKDCEQQISNELVNLHPHLPSEFNRLTRSIDELEYWKATEYRTFLLYTGHILLKGRIKSSLYQHFLLLHSAIKILISNETCFSLNDQANNLLKQFVQDYPNLYGEEYVTYNVHGLIHISNFVKIHGPLDQFSAFKFENYLQIIKKTIHSAKFPLQDVYNRVIEQTFYSDVHNIKYPILKKEIPYDFYTHKDITITLYENVILKKFKVSSTKLRDKYFFLSNKNVIVSVEKIMQNSNGKILLEVNQYENISPIFTSPLSSDVIGNYFVNTDVKKLNCLIDLSELKYKCLFFHTAKNQAVAINLLHTE; from the coding sequence ATGTCAAGAAGACATTTCAATCGTTACACTACCACTACCagtattaataaagaaaaagttGTTGATAATCAGTCTACAATATTTGCATCTGAATGTTTAGTACCTACAAAAGAATCTGTAGACAGTGAAAATGTACTACCGTCAGATGAACATGTAAATACTATTGAAGGCTTGGGTTTGGTATCAACCGAAATCAATtttggtaataattttaacgatgTGAATATTCCTTGTGGTgttgataatattgtaaatcaattatttaaaattagtagtACACCATTTGAGAATTGTTctagtttcaataaaaaattatgtcaattgattattaagtataaaatttctCATAACTGTGTCAATGAATTACTTGAAATATTAAGATCTGAAGGGTTAGATGTTCCAAAAGATGTCAGAACATTATTAAAAACCCCTAAGTCCAAATCTCATGAAATTAATCAAATTGCAAATGggtcatatatacatattggaGTAGAGTTTATGATTAAACcagttttacaattatattttgatagtcTAATACATTTGGATACACTTTTGTTGAGTGTAAATGTTGATGGTTTATCAATTACTAATAGTTCCAAGTCTAGTTTTTGGCCAATTTTGATTTCTTttataaacatacctatattagCTAAAATAGTCTTACCAGTAGGAATTTTTCATGGCAAAAGTTCAAAACCTGGCTcagtattttctttttttaatcctTTTATATCAGAAATGAAATCACTCTTTTCAAATGGGATCCATATCAATGGGaaaaagtttttgttttctATTGGCCAAATAATATGTGATGCCCCTGCCaaagcatttttattaaatgtaaagcAATTCAACGCTTATCATAGTTGTAATTCTTGCATTGAAGAGGGAACTTATATTAATAGGAGAATATGTTTTTTGGGTATAAATGCACCATTAAGAACCAATGAGTCTTTTCGTCTTAAGAGTGATGAACATTATCATAAAGGTCTTTGCCCATTTGAAGAATTACCCATTAACATTACTTCAGTGGTAGTTTTAGAATATATGCATAATGTTTGTTTAGGGATTATGAAAAGGCTTTTACAATTCTGGAAAAATGGTCAAAAGCCTgttcgatttttaaataaagattgtGAACAACAAATTTCAAATGAACTAGTAAATTTACACCCACATTTACCCTCTGAATTTAATCGTTTGACTCGATCGATAGATGAACTTGAATATTGGAAGGCAACTGAGTATCgcacgtttttattatatactggtCATATTCTATTAAAAGGTCGGATAAAATCTTCTctctatcaacattttttacttttacatagtgcaattaaaatattaatctctaATGAAACTTGTTTTTCCTTAAATGACCAggccaataatttattaaaacaatttgttcAAGATTATCCTAATTTATATGGAGAGGAATATGTAACATATAACGTTCATGGattaatacatatatctaattttgtaaaaatacacGGTCCGCTAGACCAATTTAGtgcatttaaatttgaaaattatttgcaaataattaaaaaaaccatccACAGTGCAAAATTTCCCCTGCAAGATGTATATAATAGAGTCATTGAGCAAACATTTTATTcagatgtacataatataaaatatcctatacttaaaaaagaaataccgtatgatttttatacacataaagatattactataacattatatgagaatgttatacttaaaaaatttaaagttagcTCCACTAAACTGCgtgataaatacttttttttgtctAACAAGAATGTTATTGTATCTGTTGaaaaaattatgcaaaataGTAATGGAAAAATTCTTCTTGAAGTCAatcaatatgaaaatatttctcCTATTTTCACTAGTCCTTTGTCATCAGATGTCATTGgaaattattttgtgaatacggatgtaaaaaaattaaattgcttaATTGATTTATcagaattgaaatataaatgctTATTTTTTCATACAGCAAAAAATCAAGCAGtagctattaatttattacacactgaataa
- the LOC132923029 gene encoding uncharacterized protein LOC132923029, producing the protein MQLIGDNFENDTAASQNISISTLQLIGDNFENDIAASQNISTSTLQLIGDNFDNDTAASQNVLIPTTPHLPTCSEFCNATNIYLNRLDKKLDLILERLNYSSNSARIPIDSDFLNNFPMKDINSLKEIEENIKSEDYKTKMKNLISSIGGTSIKNFIKRVLGRLFSNQLASECSWSGFKNNFRLDNLALIMLVKEIAYEHFKMDDSSFENIIKDWFRHGSQRLAREDKRL; encoded by the exons ATGCAGTTGATTggtgataattttgaaaatgacacTGCTGCGAGTCAaa ataTAAGTATATCTACACTGCAGCTGATTGgcgataattttgaaaatgacatTGCTGCGAGTCAaa ataTAAGTACATCTACACTGCAGCTGATCGGCGATAATTTTGATAATGACACTGCTGCGAGTCAaa atgTATTAATACCTACTACACCCCACTTACCCACTTGTAGTGAATTTTGTAATGCtacaaatatatacctaaatagatTAGACAAAAAGTTGGATCTTATTTTAGAACGTTTGAACTATAGTTCAAACAGTGCACGTATTCCAATAGACTctgattttttgaataattttccaATGAAagatattaatagtttaaaagaaATAGAAGAAAACATTAAGAGTGaagattataaaactaaaatg aaaaATTTGATATCTTCAATTGGCGgtacaagtattaaaaattttataaagagAGTACTTGGTCGATTATTCAGTAACCAGTTAGCATCGGAATGTTCTTGGTctggatttaaaaataatttcagacTTGATAATCTGGCACTTATAATGCTTGTTAAAg aaatagcttatgaacattttaaaatggatGATAGcagttttgaaaatatcatcaaAGATTGGTTTAGACACGGGAGTCAACGTTTAGCCCGTGAAGacaaaagattataa